One part of the Clarias gariepinus isolate MV-2021 ecotype Netherlands chromosome 24, CGAR_prim_01v2, whole genome shotgun sequence genome encodes these proteins:
- the fam222ba gene encoding protein FAM222B isoform X2, with the protein MLACLPGPGDLSLQLLPHSQMNTGLQKWDTTQRMRSAQYPTPAELDAYAKKVANSPLTIKIFPNSVKVPQRNHVRRTVNGLDAGGARYSPYPPSQSAAKAGLLAIVKAPISKGIIKDFTGTRVTMSAPGSGYGPAPSTLTLQHAPQSLQRPLQHQQGLPQHSQSLQPLPQQQQHQGLGHHVPSAMPQHPQGMGRTQPLSHPPPLGHPGPQPPPALLLQQQQQHLQQPPPGLQGGTRKLTDADAPPNVTVSTSTIPLSMAGTLHQGRQPDLSTIVHQINQFCQARAQGAGATSMCEGQIANPSPISRNLLINASSRVAMHSGHSGAVPPGLGHSSCTIGAPDKSVGTGVPLHNMGAINRMAVYHNDLKQQHLQHQQNAQQHPICHQQHQQMMSWNQHQLAHLQHASDGGGHPCKTAPRDPGFSCKGMNYPPELCVGQPYTLKPPMDKPTPSPPVVNNNNTMPPGTVAHYANGQYYHQVPVWGSILPTPNSDSSGSQELPAPFHGPAGNGTGGTNPTPVVDCAPTGGTAHYRPAGVAGGAAVGQTNLIQTADYMGGDFQTPCFRDQNLGLIGKMPRPPPMAHGQHPGYR; encoded by the coding sequence GGGACACTACACAGAGGATGAGATCAGCCCAGTATCCGACCCCTGCGGAGCTGGACGCTTATGCTAAGAAGGTGGCCAACAGCCCGCTGACCATTAAAATCTTTCCCAACAGCGTCAAGGTCCCACAGCGCAACCACGTGCGGCGCACTGTCAACGGCTTGGACGCGGGTGGTGCACGCTACAGTCCCTATCCCCCTTCACAGTCTGCGGCCAAGGCCGGCCTCCTGGCCATCGTCAAGGCACCCATCTCCAAGGGCATCATCAAAGACTTCACCGGTACACGTGTGACGATGAGCGCCCCTGGAAGTGGGTATGGCCCGGCACCAAGCACTTTAACCCTACAGCATGCACCACAGTCGCTTCAGAGACCCCTGCAACATCAACAAGGCCTCCCACAACATAGTCAGAGTCTCCAGCCCCTCCCTCAGCAACAGCAACACCAGGGACTTGGGCACCATGTGCCCTCAGCAATGCCCCAGCACCCACAGGGCATGGGCAGGACACAGCCTCTTTCCCACCCCCCTCCTCTTGGTCACCCAGGTCCACAGCCTCCTCCTGCTCTCTTGCttcaacaacagcaacagcacCTCCAACAGCCTCCTCCGGGCCTCCAGGGTGGCACTAGAAAACTCACGGATGCCGATGCCCCTCCCAATGTGACTGTTTCTACCTCAACCATTCCTCTTTCAATGGCTGGCACCCTGCACCAGGGCCGCCAACCTGATCTGAGCACCATTGTGCACCAGATCAACCAGTTCTGCCAGGCTCGGGCCCAGGGCGCCGGGGCCACATCCATGTGTGAGGGCCAAATAGCTAACCCCAGCCCCATTAGTCGCAACCTGCTCATCAATGCCAGCTCCCGGGTGGCCATGCACAGTGGGCATTCCGGTGCTGTACCTCCAGGCCTCGGACACTCTTCTTGCACCATAGGAGCACCAGATAAATCAGTTGGCACTGGAGTACCTCTGCACAACATGGGTGCCATAAACAGGATGGCTGTGTATCACAACGATTTGAAGCAGCAGCATCTGCAGCACCAACAGAACGCTCAGCAGCATCCGATTTGCCACCAACAGCATCAGCAGATGATGTCATGGAACCAGCATCAGCTTGCCCACCTGCAGCATGCATCAGACGGGGGCGGGCACCCTTGCAAAACGGCTCCCCGGGACCCAGGATTCTCTTGTAAAGGCATGAACTACCCACCTGAGCTATGTGTAGGGCAACCTTATACCCTCAAACCTCCCATGGATAAGCCAACACCTTCACCTCCAGTTGTCAACAATAACAACACCATGCCACCTGGCACCGTTGCGCACTACGCCAATGGCCAGTACTACCACCAGGTGCCTGTGTGGGGTAGTATTCTCCCAACACCCAACAGCGATAGTTCCGGCTCACAGGAGTTGCCTGCACCCTTCCACGGTCCAGCAGGCAATGGAACGGGCGGTACTAACCCCACTCCAGTTGTGGACTGCGCCCCCACGGGAGGAACGGCACATTACCGCCCGGCAGGAGTGGCAGGGGGAGCCGCAGTGGGGCAGACTAATCTGATACAAACGGCAGATTACATGGGAGGGGACTTCCAGACGCCCTGCTTCCGAGATCAAAATCTGGGCCTGATTGGGAAGATGCCCAGACCTCCCCCCATGGCCCATGGCCAGCACCCAGGGTACAGATAA
- the fam222ba gene encoding protein FAM222B isoform X1 produces the protein MLACLPGPGDLSLQLLPHSQMNTGLQKWDTTQRMRSAQYPTPAELDAYAKKVANSPLTIKIFPNSVKVPQRNHVRRTVNGLDAGGARYSPYPPSQSAAKAGLLAIVKAPISKGIIKDFTGTRVTMSAPGSGYGPAPSTLTLQHAPQSLQRPLQHQQGLPQHSQSLQPLPQQQQHQGLGHHVPSAMPQHPQGMGRTQPLSHPPPLGHPGPQPPPALLLQQQQQHLQQPPPGLQGGTRKLTDADAPPNVTVSTSTIPLSMAGTLHQGRQPDLSTIVHQINQFCQARAQGAGATSMCEGQIANPSPISRNLLINASSRVAMHSGHSGAVPPGLGHSSCTIGAPDKSVGTGVPLHNMGAINRMAVYHNDLKQQHLQHQQNAQQHPICHQQHQQMMSWNQHQLAHLQHASDGGGHPCKTAPRDPGFSCKGMNYPPELCVGQPYTLKPPMDKPTPSPPVVNNNNTMPPGTVAHYANGQYYHQVPVWGSILPTPNSDSSGSQELPAPFHGPAGNGTGGTNPTPVVDCAPTGGTAHYRPAGVAGGAAVGQTNLIQTADYMGGDFQTPCFRDQNLGLIGKMPRPPPMAHGQHPGCEMKSLEDFLISVTLWLLSE, from the exons GGGACACTACACAGAGGATGAGATCAGCCCAGTATCCGACCCCTGCGGAGCTGGACGCTTATGCTAAGAAGGTGGCCAACAGCCCGCTGACCATTAAAATCTTTCCCAACAGCGTCAAGGTCCCACAGCGCAACCACGTGCGGCGCACTGTCAACGGCTTGGACGCGGGTGGTGCACGCTACAGTCCCTATCCCCCTTCACAGTCTGCGGCCAAGGCCGGCCTCCTGGCCATCGTCAAGGCACCCATCTCCAAGGGCATCATCAAAGACTTCACCGGTACACGTGTGACGATGAGCGCCCCTGGAAGTGGGTATGGCCCGGCACCAAGCACTTTAACCCTACAGCATGCACCACAGTCGCTTCAGAGACCCCTGCAACATCAACAAGGCCTCCCACAACATAGTCAGAGTCTCCAGCCCCTCCCTCAGCAACAGCAACACCAGGGACTTGGGCACCATGTGCCCTCAGCAATGCCCCAGCACCCACAGGGCATGGGCAGGACACAGCCTCTTTCCCACCCCCCTCCTCTTGGTCACCCAGGTCCACAGCCTCCTCCTGCTCTCTTGCttcaacaacagcaacagcacCTCCAACAGCCTCCTCCGGGCCTCCAGGGTGGCACTAGAAAACTCACGGATGCCGATGCCCCTCCCAATGTGACTGTTTCTACCTCAACCATTCCTCTTTCAATGGCTGGCACCCTGCACCAGGGCCGCCAACCTGATCTGAGCACCATTGTGCACCAGATCAACCAGTTCTGCCAGGCTCGGGCCCAGGGCGCCGGGGCCACATCCATGTGTGAGGGCCAAATAGCTAACCCCAGCCCCATTAGTCGCAACCTGCTCATCAATGCCAGCTCCCGGGTGGCCATGCACAGTGGGCATTCCGGTGCTGTACCTCCAGGCCTCGGACACTCTTCTTGCACCATAGGAGCACCAGATAAATCAGTTGGCACTGGAGTACCTCTGCACAACATGGGTGCCATAAACAGGATGGCTGTGTATCACAACGATTTGAAGCAGCAGCATCTGCAGCACCAACAGAACGCTCAGCAGCATCCGATTTGCCACCAACAGCATCAGCAGATGATGTCATGGAACCAGCATCAGCTTGCCCACCTGCAGCATGCATCAGACGGGGGCGGGCACCCTTGCAAAACGGCTCCCCGGGACCCAGGATTCTCTTGTAAAGGCATGAACTACCCACCTGAGCTATGTGTAGGGCAACCTTATACCCTCAAACCTCCCATGGATAAGCCAACACCTTCACCTCCAGTTGTCAACAATAACAACACCATGCCACCTGGCACCGTTGCGCACTACGCCAATGGCCAGTACTACCACCAGGTGCCTGTGTGGGGTAGTATTCTCCCAACACCCAACAGCGATAGTTCCGGCTCACAGGAGTTGCCTGCACCCTTCCACGGTCCAGCAGGCAATGGAACGGGCGGTACTAACCCCACTCCAGTTGTGGACTGCGCCCCCACGGGAGGAACGGCACATTACCGCCCGGCAGGAGTGGCAGGGGGAGCCGCAGTGGGGCAGACTAATCTGATACAAACGGCAGATTACATGGGAGGGGACTTCCAGACGCCCTGCTTCCGAGATCAAAATCTGGGCCTGATTGGGAAGATGCCCAGACCTCCCCCCATGGCCCATGGCCAGCACCCAGG CTGTGAAATGAAGAGTCTAGAAGACTTTCTCATATCTGTCACTCTGTGGCTGTTGAGTGAATGA
- the LOC128512673 gene encoding transient receptor potential cation channel subfamily V member 1-like, translating to MTKNDKEKSSMELFSLETDDRTDEERAKAKAARKDRQAFGKGKTPMDTDLLEDHGELCPKIRINLKFSSEIQGIEDEPDHHKKFDIKRLFNAVASGDVTRMEGLEEYLCKTNKKLTNCEYRPNGKTALMKALLNLKNGDNKTVEHLLGIAERMGYLDKLVNAAYTDGYYEGQTALHIAIERRNKRFTELLIQKGANVHAKACGTFFQPLSETCFYFGELPLSLAACTNQKDIVDLLMDKADVRRTDTMGNTVLHALVMVADNSTENTDFIASMYDYILTKDAVKNPKEKKLEGIENNQGLTPIKLAAKLGKIGLFESILHREFQQEECRHLSRKFTEWAYGPVYASLYDLDSVDTYEPNSVLEIVVYGTEIPNRPQLLQVEPLNKLLEDKWNRFAYQLFLAKFILYLIYLGIFTTVAFYREEVKPPFSIKRNTVGYLLFAGQVIMALGSLYFFVGGLMNIKRKRPSLQTMLVDGYSELLFLLQAVLFIICMGLYFGKRQEYLAFLVLSVALCWVNLLYYSRGTRHMGIYSVMIQRMILSDLLRFLFVYAVFLFGFSAAVVTLLESERPEEPQPKSNKTGRSFYEDVPQQDNDCKKPTYKNLTFTTLELFKFTIGMGDLEFTEQYENKHVFYTLLISYIVLTYILLLNMLIALMSKTVERMSKESTSIWKLQRAITILDLERYACCLKNKLRSGVKRNLGKKEDDWRWCLRVEEVNWKKWNRNLGIISEDPGERNTVMKTGPQREPSRRRFLRDISRRWPNNRIILEGQETNPLASSPV from the exons ATGACAAAGAACGACAAGGAAAAGTCCAGTATGGAACTCTTTTCTTTGGAAACAGATGACAGGACGGATGAGGAGAGAGCTAAAGCCAAAGCAGCAAGAAAGGATCGGCAAGCATTCGGAAAGGGCAAAACACCAATGGACACTGATCTCCTAGAGGACCATGGTGAATTATGTCCCAAAATACGAATCAACCTGAAGTTTTCTAG TGAAATACAAGGGATAGAAGATGAACCAGACCATCACAAGAAGTTTGATATCAAGAGGCTGTTTAATGCCGTGGCCAGTGGTGATGTCACTAGGATGGAGGGCCTGGAGGAGTATCTGTGTAAAACGAACAAGAAGCTGACAAATTGTGAAT ATCGGCCCAATGGGAAGACAGCCCTGATGAAGGCACTGCTAAACCTGAAAAATGGAGATAACAAAACAGTGGAGCACTTGCTGGGTATCGCAGAGAGAATGGGATATCTGGATAAGTTAGTAAATGCAGCATATACAGATGGCTACTATGAAG GACAGACAGCTCTTCATATAGCCATCGAGAGGAGAAACAAACGTTTTACTGAGCTGCTTATTCAGAAAGGGGCTAATGTCCATGCAAAGGCCTGTGGTACATTCTTCCAGCCACTTAGTGAAACATGTTTCTATTTTG GGGAACTGCCACTTTCTTTGGCAGCATGCACTAATCAAAAAGACATAGTGGATCTGCTGATGGATAAAGCAGACGTGAGGCGTACTGACACTATGGGGAACACGGTTCTCCACGCTCTCGTCATGGTGGCTGATAACAGCACTGAAAATACCGACTTCATCGCTTCCATGTACGACTACATCCTTACCAAAGATGCTGTTAAAAATCCCAAAGAGAAGAAGCTGGAGGGCATAGAGAACAACCAGGGACTTACTCCCATCAAGCTGGCTGCGAAACTAGGAAAGATCGGG CTCTTTGAATCCATTTTGCATCGTGAGTTCCAGCAGGAGGAGTGCAGACATCTGTCCCGAAAGTTCACGGAGTGGGCATATGGCCCGGTGTACGCTTCACTATATGACCTGGACTCTGTCGACACCTATGAACCAAACTCTGTGCTGGAGATAGTTGTTTACGGCACAGAAATACCT aatcGTCCCCAGTTGCTTCAGGTTGAGCCACTTAATAAACTACTGGAAGACAAATGGAACAGATTTGCCTACCAGCTATTCCTAGCCAAATTTATTCTGTATCTTATATATCTCGGCATCTTTACAACTGTTGCTTTTTACCGGGAAGAAGTAAAA CCTCCGTTTTCAATCAAAAGAAATACGGTTGGTTACCTGCTGTTTGCTGGTCAAGTCATCATGGCACTGGGATCGCTCTACTTCTTTGTTGGTGGG CTGATGAATATAAAGAGAAAACGACCAAGTCTGCAAACTATGCTGGTAGATGGCTATTCTGAACTGCTTTT TTTATTACAGGCTGTCTTGTTCATCATCTGCATGGGGCTGTATTTCGGTAAAAGGCAGGAGTATCTAGCCTTCCTGGTGCTCAGTGTGGCTCTCTGCTGGGTTAATCTGCTCTACTACTCCAGAGGAACCAGACACATGGGCATCTACAGTGTTATGATTCAAAGG ATGATCCTCAGCGACCTTCTGCGCTTCCTCTTCGTCTATGCGGTCTTCCTCTTTGGATTTTCAGCAG CTGTGGTGACACTGCTTGAAAGTGAAAGACCTGAGGAACCACAACCTAAGAGCAACAAAACTGGACGGTCTTTTTATGAAGATGTTCCACAACAAGATAACGATTGCAAAAAACCAACCTATAAAAACCTCACCTTCACCACACTGGAGCTGTTTAAGTTCACTATAGGCATGGGTGACTTGGAGTTCACAGAGCAGTATGAGAATAAACACGTATTTTACACGCTGCTCATCTCCTATATTGTGCTCACATACATTCTTCTGCTGAACATGTTGATTGCTCTGATGAGTAAGACTGTGGAGAGGATGTCCAAGGAGAGCACCAGTATCTGGAAGCTACAG CGTGCCATCACCATCTTGGATCTGGAGAGATATGCATGCTGTCTGAAGAATAAGCTGCGGTCAGGAGTGAAGAGGAACCTGGGCAAAAAAGAAGACGACTGGCGCTGGTGTCTCAG AGTGGAAGAAGTCAACTGGAAAAAATGGAACCGCAACCTGGGCATCATCAGTGAGGATCCTGGAGAACGCAATACAGTAATGAAAACTGGACCTCAAAGAG AGCCCAGCCGGCGTAGGTTCCTACGTGATATCAGCCGACGGTGGCCCAACAATCGTATAATCCTGGAAGGGCAGGAGACAAATCCCCTGGCATCCAGCCCAGTGTAA